A part of Candidatus Zixiibacteriota bacterium genomic DNA contains:
- a CDS encoding putative porin: protein MTHGYRIGSVVCRCEKRIMEKGKKMNVHEMGRVLILGLAGAIIAGNTVASNWSESITIKGDLRYRHEMIEAGEEDARHRQRIRARLGVYANVSPYTQVGIRLATGSTDPISTNQTLDGASSTKTFSLDLAYFETYHEAVPCLRITAGKLKNPFIKPAKSELIWDGDWNPEGGAVTINKTLGQIDLTMIGAGLWLDERASGDDSYLVAGQGIGRFHFNDGKSTVAVGVGFFNYVNTLGFEPYFDHDHSAGNTTVPYVEDEEVDTVLHYANDYDLIEVFGEITHKFQNTPVLVMADYVTNSGAYSLETGWLVGFQIGKAKKSGSWQLNYFYREVEKDAVVGAFTSSDFGGGGTDSKGHVLGGAVQLARNTVFKMTYFINETGLSEYATEDFKRLQFDLQLKF, encoded by the coding sequence TTGACACATGGATATCGAATTGGTTCAGTGGTTTGTCGGTGTGAAAAACGTATCATGGAGAAAGGCAAGAAAATGAATGTACACGAAATGGGCAGGGTTTTGATACTCGGTTTGGCGGGTGCTATCATCGCCGGGAATACTGTTGCCTCTAACTGGTCCGAGTCCATCACGATCAAGGGCGATCTCCGGTATCGTCATGAAATGATTGAAGCGGGGGAGGAGGATGCACGCCATCGGCAAAGGATACGAGCGCGTCTCGGGGTCTATGCAAACGTTTCCCCGTATACACAGGTGGGGATCAGGCTGGCCACTGGAAGCACTGATCCGATATCGACTAACCAGACCTTGGATGGAGCGTCCAGTACTAAGACCTTTAGCCTCGATCTGGCCTACTTTGAAACGTACCACGAAGCTGTTCCATGTCTGCGCATTACGGCTGGTAAGTTAAAGAATCCGTTTATCAAGCCCGCCAAGTCCGAACTGATCTGGGACGGTGACTGGAATCCTGAAGGTGGTGCTGTTACGATTAACAAAACGTTGGGCCAGATCGATCTGACCATGATTGGGGCTGGGCTATGGCTTGATGAACGGGCGTCAGGCGATGATTCATATTTGGTGGCAGGGCAGGGAATAGGGCGGTTCCATTTCAATGACGGGAAGTCAACAGTCGCTGTGGGGGTGGGTTTTTTCAACTACGTCAACACATTGGGTTTTGAGCCGTACTTTGACCATGATCATTCCGCCGGGAACACGACTGTACCATATGTCGAGGATGAGGAGGTCGACACCGTTCTTCATTATGCAAATGACTATGATCTGATCGAAGTATTTGGCGAGATCACTCACAAGTTTCAGAATACTCCCGTCTTGGTAATGGCTGACTACGTTACCAATAGCGGAGCCTATAGCCTTGAGACCGGCTGGCTCGTGGGCTTTCAGATCGGGAAGGCCAAAAAGTCCGGTTCCTGGCAGCTGAATTACTTCTACCGTGAAGTTGAGAAAGATGCTGTTGTGGGTGCTTTTACATCCTCTGACTTTGGTGGTGGTGGCACTGACTCCAAGGGGCACGTACTTGGCGGAGCGGTGCAACTGGCTCGTAACACGGTGTTCAAGATGACATACTTCATCAACGAAACGGGTCTGAGCGAATACGCAACGGAGGATTTCAAACGACTTCAGTTCGATTTGCAATTGAAGTTTTGA